One segment of Cottoperca gobio chromosome 24, fCotGob3.1, whole genome shotgun sequence DNA contains the following:
- the LOC115003706 gene encoding uncharacterized protein LOC115003706 isoform X2 produces MPSGQGSEWAKYSKSLTVMVVVEGGEKKTIMDVLKAVKRECGLVLGCRVRGESRLEVTMETVEGKKTLIDGLKVGETTIMDDQIIDRLKEWGVGAASGIKRRVWPGTDVVDGTRFLRVKFTEEGIEHFRVIHDRQKRVCRRCIKPGHIYWECPELKCYRCGKMGHFSRECVRGAEEVSLSAKGGGGEEEEVGGDGEMEEATGAAENKAVAGSVKEREPSGLSEDKMEVVAGAEEEAVAGSVKESESSGLSTEKVRKKRIAHKKDVIKKIIFF; encoded by the exons ATGCCGAGTGGACAAGGAAGTGAATGGGCTAAATACAGCAAAAGTTTGacggtgatggtggtggtggaaggtggagagaagaagacaataaTGGACGTGCTGAAGGCAGTTAAGCGGGAGTGTGGACTAGTGCTGGGgtgcagagtgagaggagagagcaggctgGAGGTGACAATGGAGACTGTGGAGGGAAAAAAGACACTGATTGATGGTTTGAAAGTTGGAGAGACTACAATCATGG ATGATCAAATAATTGACCGGCTGAAAGAGTGGGGAGTTGGAGCAGCATCGGGGATAAAAAGGAGAGTGTGGCCTGGAACGGATGTGGTGGATGGCACTCGATTCTTGAGAGTAAAATTCACAGAAGAG ggCATAGAACATTTCAGGGTGATACATGACCGGCAGAAGAGAGTGTGCCGTCGGTGCATCAAGCCGGGGCATATTTACTGGGAATGCCCGGAGCTGAAGTGCTACAGGTGTGGGAAGATGGGACATTTTTCCCgggagtgtgtgagaggagcGGAGGAAGTGAGTTTGTCGgcgaagggaggaggaggagaagaggaggaagtaggTGGAGACGGCGAGATGGAGGAGGCGACAGGAGCAGCAGAGAACAAAGCGGTGGCTGGGAgcgtgaaggagagagagcccAGCGGCCTATCCGAGGACAAGATGGAGGTGGTggcaggagcagaggaggaagcgGTGGCTGGGAGTGTGAAGGAGAGCGAGTCCAGCGGTCTATCCACAGAGAAGGTCCGGAAGAAGAGGATAGCCCATAAGAAGGATGTAAttaagaaaattatttttttttaa
- the LOC115003706 gene encoding uncharacterized protein LOC115003706 isoform X1, translated as MPSGQGSEWAKYSKSLTVMVVVEGGEKKTIMDVLKAVKRECGLVLGCRVRGESRLEVTMETVEGKKTLIDGLKVGETTIMGKEMNSDEMVVSFLNLPVYITDDQIIDRLKEWGVGAASGIKRRVWPGTDVVDGTRFLRVKFTEEGIEHFRVIHDRQKRVCRRCIKPGHIYWECPELKCYRCGKMGHFSRECVRGAEEVSLSAKGGGGEEEEVGGDGEMEEATGAAENKAVAGSVKEREPSGLSEDKMEVVAGAEEEAVAGSVKESESSGLSTEKVRKKRIAHKKDVIKKIIFF; from the exons ATGCCGAGTGGACAAGGAAGTGAATGGGCTAAATACAGCAAAAGTTTGacggtgatggtggtggtggaaggtggagagaagaagacaataaTGGACGTGCTGAAGGCAGTTAAGCGGGAGTGTGGACTAGTGCTGGGgtgcagagtgagaggagagagcaggctgGAGGTGACAATGGAGACTGTGGAGGGAAAAAAGACACTGATTGATGGTTTGAAAGTTGGAGAGACTACAATCATGGGTAAGGAGATGAACAGTGACGAGATGGTTGTCTCTTTTTTGAACCTGCCTGTGTATATAACAGATGATCAAATAATTGACCGGCTGAAAGAGTGGGGAGTTGGAGCAGCATCGGGGATAAAAAGGAGAGTGTGGCCTGGAACGGATGTGGTGGATGGCACTCGATTCTTGAGAGTAAAATTCACAGAAGAG ggCATAGAACATTTCAGGGTGATACATGACCGGCAGAAGAGAGTGTGCCGTCGGTGCATCAAGCCGGGGCATATTTACTGGGAATGCCCGGAGCTGAAGTGCTACAGGTGTGGGAAGATGGGACATTTTTCCCgggagtgtgtgagaggagcGGAGGAAGTGAGTTTGTCGgcgaagggaggaggaggagaagaggaggaagtaggTGGAGACGGCGAGATGGAGGAGGCGACAGGAGCAGCAGAGAACAAAGCGGTGGCTGGGAgcgtgaaggagagagagcccAGCGGCCTATCCGAGGACAAGATGGAGGTGGTggcaggagcagaggaggaagcgGTGGCTGGGAGTGTGAAGGAGAGCGAGTCCAGCGGTCTATCCACAGAGAAGGTCCGGAAGAAGAGGATAGCCCATAAGAAGGATGTAAttaagaaaattatttttttttaa